The Fortiea contorta PCC 7126 genome has a segment encoding these proteins:
- a CDS encoding polyketide synthase: protein MEKIAIIGLSCLFPDANNPEQFWQNITAQKDSTSDVTTKDLGVDPTIYYDPNKGQPEKIYFLKGGYIRDFQFNSSEYNLPPALLDSLDDTFKWSLYAAKQAIENSGYWGNQNSLSKCGVILGNLSFPTKSSTQLFSPIYQQTINPAVRELLKDEDFQLAKLPTTAKASAQNAMISGLPAALISQAFSLSSNHFCIDAACSSSFYAIKLASHYLRSHKADLMLAGAISCTDPLFLRMLFSGIQGYPDNGISSPLDKSSRGLITAEGIGMVMLKRYSDAIRDGDRILATIIGNGLSNDGRGKHLLSPNSQGQTLAFERAYTEAKINPNQIDYMECHATGTLLGDTTEFNSIETFFGQHQAKPLIGSTKANVGHLLVAAGMVSLTKTICSMNNSIIPPTINITQPIGADNNVISHKTIVKTATTWPNNTPIKRAALSAFGFGGTNSHLILEQEK from the coding sequence GTGGAAAAAATCGCCATCATCGGATTATCGTGTCTCTTCCCTGACGCTAATAATCCTGAACAATTTTGGCAAAACATCACCGCCCAAAAAGATTCTACATCCGACGTTACCACCAAAGACCTAGGAGTAGATCCCACAATATATTACGACCCAAATAAAGGTCAACCGGAAAAAATTTACTTCCTCAAAGGTGGATATATCCGCGACTTTCAATTCAATTCCAGCGAATATAACCTACCACCAGCACTTCTCGACAGCTTAGACGACACTTTTAAATGGTCACTATACGCCGCCAAACAAGCAATAGAAAATAGTGGCTATTGGGGAAACCAAAACAGTCTTTCCAAATGCGGCGTCATCTTAGGAAACTTATCCTTTCCTACCAAATCTTCTACGCAATTATTCTCCCCAATTTATCAGCAAACAATTAACCCAGCAGTCAGAGAACTGCTAAAAGATGAAGACTTCCAACTAGCGAAATTACCAACAACCGCGAAAGCTTCTGCACAAAACGCCATGATATCCGGCTTACCAGCGGCGTTAATTTCTCAAGCTTTCTCTTTATCCAGCAATCATTTTTGCATAGACGCTGCTTGCTCATCCTCATTTTATGCCATTAAGCTCGCGTCTCATTATTTGCGATCGCACAAAGCCGACCTCATGTTAGCTGGTGCTATCAGTTGCACAGACCCCCTGTTTTTGCGGATGCTATTCTCCGGAATTCAAGGTTATCCAGACAACGGTATCAGTTCACCCCTAGATAAATCCTCCAGAGGACTCATCACCGCCGAAGGTATCGGCATGGTCATGCTCAAACGCTATAGTGATGCTATCAGAGATGGCGATCGCATTTTAGCCACCATTATCGGTAATGGACTCTCCAACGACGGTAGAGGTAAACATTTACTCAGTCCTAATTCCCAAGGACAAACCCTCGCATTCGAGAGAGCATATACCGAAGCAAAAATCAATCCTAACCAAATAGATTACATGGAGTGTCACGCTACAGGCACTCTATTAGGAGACACCACAGAATTTAACTCCATAGAAACCTTCTTTGGACAACACCAAGCCAAACCCCTTATTGGTTCAACCAAAGCCAACGTCGGTCACTTATTAGTCGCAGCGGGCATGGTTAGCTTAACCAAAACAATTTGTAGCATGAATAACAGCATTATTCCCCCCACAATTAACATCACCCAACCCATCGGTGCTGATAACAATGTCATCTCCCACAAAACCATAGTCAAAACAGCCACAACCTGGCCAAATAACACCCCCATCAAACGCGCCGCCCTCAGCGCCTTCGGCTTCGGCGGTACTAACTCCCACCTCATTCTTGAACAAGAAAAATAA
- a CDS encoding SDR family NAD(P)-dependent oxidoreductase: protein MTTPTYLISGGAKGITAECTIKLAQKQPGKYILLGRSQLLATEPEYAQDCLEEAALKKRIMENLISQGEKPTPMSVQKIYNQIDSSREIKKTLAAIQQTGSTGEYLSVDVTDKIALQQKINAVVNRMGTITGIIHGAGNLADKLIEKKTAQDFEKVYTAKVQGLENLLTCINPEQLQHLVLFSSVTGFYGNMGQSDYAIANEILNKSAHLIKQNYPHCHVVAINWGGWDSGMVTPEIKKAFTERGIDIIPVEVGTQMLVKELHPRHHATTQLVIGSPMSPPPAPLDTQLKTHRIRRRMTVENNPFLLDHMIAGYPVLPATNAMSWMINGCEECYPGYRYFNCQDFKFLKGIIFNETVAKEHILELKEIAKTENESIEIQAKILSKTPEGKTHYHFSTTVKLVRELPPVLTYERVNLTADNIITTTGKDLYQNGPSTLFHGSCFQAIEKILNISPEKITVECFWKDITRQQQGQFPIHWHNPYATDLSTHPLWIWLSHFHQEVCLPGQMTTCEQYRAIPRNQTFYVSCEIKEKKPTSATADFYLHDAKGQLYSRILGSRAVVVPMDLLQAK, encoded by the coding sequence ATGACAACACCAACATACCTCATCAGCGGTGGCGCCAAAGGAATAACCGCCGAATGCACCATCAAACTAGCACAGAAACAACCCGGTAAATACATCCTCCTCGGTCGCTCCCAACTCCTGGCCACCGAACCAGAATATGCTCAAGATTGTCTAGAAGAAGCCGCCTTAAAAAAGCGCATCATGGAAAACCTGATTTCTCAAGGCGAGAAACCCACACCCATGAGCGTGCAAAAAATCTATAACCAAATCGACTCCAGCCGAGAAATCAAAAAAACCTTAGCAGCCATACAACAAACAGGAAGCACCGGCGAATATCTCAGCGTCGATGTTACCGATAAAATCGCCCTGCAACAGAAAATTAACGCCGTTGTCAACCGTATGGGAACCATCACAGGTATCATACATGGCGCCGGCAACCTAGCCGACAAATTAATTGAAAAGAAAACAGCACAAGACTTTGAAAAAGTTTACACAGCCAAAGTCCAAGGACTAGAAAACCTGTTAACTTGCATCAACCCCGAACAACTCCAACATTTAGTACTGTTTTCCTCCGTAACTGGATTTTACGGCAACATGGGGCAATCTGATTATGCGATCGCCAACGAAATCCTTAACAAATCAGCCCACCTCATCAAACAAAATTATCCCCATTGTCACGTAGTCGCCATCAACTGGGGCGGTTGGGATAGCGGAATGGTGACACCAGAAATCAAAAAAGCCTTCACCGAAAGAGGAATCGACATCATCCCCGTCGAAGTCGGAACCCAAATGCTAGTCAAAGAACTGCATCCCCGACATCACGCTACCACACAACTCGTAATTGGTAGCCCCATGTCACCACCACCCGCGCCCCTAGATACACAACTCAAAACCCATCGTATCCGCCGACGCATGACAGTAGAAAATAATCCCTTTCTACTAGATCATATGATAGCTGGCTACCCAGTATTACCAGCCACAAACGCCATGTCATGGATGATTAACGGTTGTGAAGAATGTTATCCAGGCTATAGATATTTCAATTGTCAAGACTTTAAATTTTTAAAAGGAATTATCTTCAACGAAACCGTCGCCAAAGAACACATCCTCGAACTCAAAGAAATCGCCAAAACCGAAAACGAATCAATCGAAATTCAAGCTAAAATTCTTAGCAAAACCCCCGAAGGAAAAACCCATTATCACTTCAGCACCACCGTCAAACTAGTTAGAGAACTCCCCCCAGTTTTAACTTACGAAAGAGTAAATCTCACAGCAGACAACATCATTACCACAACCGGCAAAGACTTATACCAAAACGGCCCATCCACACTATTTCATGGTTCATGCTTCCAAGCAATTGAAAAGATTTTAAACATTAGCCCAGAAAAAATTACAGTAGAATGCTTCTGGAAAGACATCACCCGCCAACAACAAGGACAATTCCCCATCCATTGGCATAACCCATACGCCACCGACCTGAGCACCCATCCCCTATGGATATGGTTAAGCCATTTTCATCAAGAAGTGTGCCTACCAGGACAAATGACCACATGTGAACAATATAGAGCCATTCCCCGCAACCAAACCTTCTACGTCTCCTGCGAAATCAAAGAGAAAAAACCCACCAGCGCCACCGCCGACTTCTACCTCCACGACGCCAAAGGACAACTCTATTCCCGTATATTAGGATCTAGAGCAGTTGTCGTCCCAATGGACTTATTGCAAGCAAAATAA
- a CDS encoding type I polyketide synthase, with amino-acid sequence MSAYSIDTALAELESLINSCEKDLIKFIEEKKVTADKSMSTKKINRQLQQNPIAIVGMASLFPQARTLREYWHNIVSKIDCITDVPSTHWSVEDYYDPNPRTPEDKTYCKRGGFIPEVEFNPMEFGIPPSILEVTDVSQLLSLVVAKEAMEDAGYGEAREFSRETVGVILGVAMAKQLGMPLSARLEYPIWEKALKSSGLSDEDTQKIVEKIKSAYVKWDENAFPGMLANVVAGRIANRLNFGGMNCVVDAACASSFGALKMAISELVEYRSDMMLTGGVDTDNTIMAYISFSKTPAVSPGEHVKPFDAKSDGMMLGEGIGMLVLKRLEDAERDNDKIYAVIKGIGTSSDGRYKSIYAPRKEGQVSALRRAYDDAGFSPATVGLMEAHGTGTMAGDPTEFGSLRDFFAEEDSHKQHIALGSVKSQIGHTKAAAGAASLIKTALALHHKILPATINITEPNPKLNIKNSAFYLNTETRPWIRADGEAPRRAGVSSFGFGGTNYHVVLEEHQAEQNCAYRLHNAPAEIILFADTPAQLVIKCEETLAKLQSTAADRHYTQLVQDCQNQEIPLAAARVGFVVENLQEACKFLQTSLDWLKLKGTAPAWEHPQGIYYRASGMALGGKVVALFSGQGSQYLEMGREVVMNFPILRRIYGYMDSLLLKDNLQPLSQIVFPHPVFEESEKNAQIAALQRTEYAQPAIGSFSAGLYSIFQQAGFRSDFVAGHSFGELTALWAAGVLSDQDYFFLVKARGQAMAAPEDPDHDAGSMLAVKEEIAKVEAVVRHYPQVAIANYNSPTQVVLAGPTAEIAKVRNSLHDQGYAAVLLPVSAAFHTPLIAFAQKSFAIATKSVNFQTPKIPVFSNVTGKQYPQEPAAMQKVLENHLSNSVLFKQEIENIYAAGGTCFVEFGPRKILSNLVKDTLGDRPHITVTLNPSTQKNSDRSLREAAVQLRVLGMTLKNLDPYQLRATLPAPEDEKKKALTVRLNGINYKSEKTKNAFAQALQNGHQVKLAEAVVTTPTPESSAIAADLTSLEVTTPVNPAIERNGHQKTDVVEGVETRLIASVQESPSSPQSRVPNQESPVLKMQPTPAQPANYQRILESLEYLLKQFQQNQSENLQLHGSYLNHQIEYTKTFFQLMQQQNSLLANSQPDTEIKPVVMESLQRSMLQFHAQHSETLRIHEQYLQEQVEYSKNFFQLIQQEYSQLLSGETAAVALPTTNIVENQPAPVWEIQPKPVIEIPKAAEIPAPVIEIPKAVEIPAPVIEIPKAVEIPAPVASNLNLAELGKHLLEITSEKTGYPIEMLEMDMDMEADLGIDSIKRVEILGGLQELYPDLPKPNLEELSEKRTIGQVVEYLESHASRSVSVEIAIQEVQQAAPVEPVVIPQPTPVSEVTPIVTPPEPAIPEPETTVTSDYADLGQTLLNITSEKTGYPVEMLEMEMDMEADLGIDSIKRVEILGAMQEMYPDLPKPNLEELGDLRTIGQIVDYLQTLAGGEKKKYQLELDDEPINIEHNVKRRPAQLKFLPPPDDLDFTLPEGHIGLITDDGSLTTSVVVQNLIEQGWKIVVLSFPSSVVSTQAQLPPGVTRITLADLTEELLQHKLEAIANNIGKIGAFIHIHPIFPVNHTIGYLEAEKAIVKQVFFIAKYLKKPLNEAANYGRSCFCTVARLDGAFGFQHQVNYGVIGAGLFGLTKTLKWEWPKVYTRAIDLSPTLNAQQSAQHIIAELHDSNHYISEVGYSSQGRVTLTTSVLD; translated from the coding sequence ATGTCTGCTTATTCAATTGATACTGCTTTGGCAGAATTAGAGAGCCTCATCAACAGTTGTGAAAAAGATTTGATCAAGTTTATAGAGGAAAAAAAAGTGACTGCAGATAAATCAATGTCCACGAAAAAAATTAACAGACAATTACAACAAAATCCTATAGCGATTGTGGGGATGGCGTCGCTGTTTCCGCAAGCGAGAACTTTAAGAGAATATTGGCACAATATTGTTAGCAAAATAGATTGTATTACTGATGTTCCTTCTACCCATTGGAGCGTAGAAGATTACTATGATCCTAATCCGAGAACACCGGAAGATAAAACTTATTGCAAACGGGGCGGGTTTATTCCGGAGGTTGAATTTAACCCGATGGAATTTGGCATTCCTCCCAGCATTTTAGAAGTCACAGATGTCTCCCAACTATTAAGTTTAGTAGTTGCGAAAGAGGCGATGGAGGACGCAGGATATGGCGAGGCGAGAGAATTTAGCCGGGAAACTGTGGGGGTAATTTTGGGTGTGGCGATGGCTAAACAATTAGGAATGCCATTGTCTGCCAGATTGGAATATCCCATTTGGGAAAAAGCTTTAAAAAGCAGCGGTTTATCTGATGAAGATACCCAAAAGATTGTCGAGAAAATTAAAAGCGCTTATGTCAAATGGGATGAAAATGCTTTCCCTGGAATGTTAGCGAATGTGGTAGCGGGAAGAATTGCTAACCGCTTGAATTTTGGCGGGATGAATTGTGTTGTGGATGCGGCTTGTGCTAGTTCCTTTGGTGCTTTGAAAATGGCAATTAGCGAACTAGTTGAATATCGCAGCGACATGATGCTGACTGGTGGTGTGGATACCGATAACACCATCATGGCTTATATTTCCTTCAGCAAAACTCCGGCGGTTTCTCCTGGGGAACATGTGAAACCATTTGATGCTAAATCTGATGGGATGATGTTAGGTGAAGGAATTGGAATGCTGGTGTTGAAGCGTTTGGAAGATGCAGAACGCGACAACGACAAAATCTATGCAGTCATCAAAGGTATTGGTACTTCTAGCGATGGACGCTACAAGAGTATTTATGCACCGCGCAAGGAAGGACAGGTATCAGCTTTGCGTCGGGCTTATGATGATGCGGGTTTTTCCCCTGCTACTGTGGGGTTAATGGAAGCTCACGGTACAGGGACAATGGCTGGAGACCCGACCGAGTTCGGTTCTTTGCGAGATTTCTTTGCTGAGGAAGATTCCCACAAACAGCACATTGCGCTTGGTAGTGTGAAATCCCAAATTGGACATACAAAAGCAGCTGCGGGTGCGGCGAGTTTGATTAAAACAGCGCTGGCGTTACATCACAAGATTTTGCCAGCAACAATTAATATTACCGAGCCGAACCCCAAACTAAATATTAAAAATTCCGCGTTTTATTTGAACACCGAAACTAGACCCTGGATTCGCGCCGATGGGGAAGCACCAAGACGGGCGGGTGTGAGTTCCTTTGGTTTTGGTGGAACTAATTATCATGTGGTTTTGGAAGAACATCAAGCGGAACAAAATTGCGCTTATCGCTTACACAATGCGCCTGCGGAGATAATTTTATTTGCTGACACTCCGGCGCAGTTGGTGATTAAGTGTGAAGAGACTTTGGCAAAATTGCAATCAACAGCCGCAGATAGACACTACACCCAATTAGTTCAAGATTGTCAAAATCAAGAAATTCCTTTAGCAGCAGCGCGGGTAGGGTTTGTGGTGGAGAATCTGCAAGAAGCTTGTAAGTTCTTGCAAACTAGCTTGGACTGGTTGAAACTCAAAGGAACTGCGCCAGCTTGGGAACATCCCCAAGGTATTTATTATCGCGCCTCTGGGATGGCATTGGGCGGAAAAGTTGTCGCCTTGTTTTCTGGACAAGGTTCGCAATATTTGGAAATGGGAAGGGAAGTGGTGATGAACTTCCCCATTTTGCGACGAATTTATGGTTACATGGATAGCTTGTTGCTCAAAGATAATTTGCAACCGTTGTCGCAGATTGTTTTCCCCCATCCGGTATTTGAAGAGTCAGAAAAGAATGCTCAAATTGCAGCTTTGCAAAGAACAGAATATGCTCAACCTGCAATAGGTTCCTTTAGTGCGGGGTTATATTCCATCTTTCAACAAGCTGGGTTTAGGTCAGACTTTGTAGCGGGACACAGCTTTGGTGAATTGACCGCTTTGTGGGCTGCGGGTGTGTTGAGTGACCAAGATTATTTCTTCTTAGTGAAAGCTAGGGGTCAAGCAATGGCTGCGCCAGAAGACCCAGACCATGATGCGGGTAGTATGTTGGCAGTGAAAGAAGAAATTGCCAAAGTTGAAGCCGTAGTGCGGCATTATCCACAAGTGGCGATCGCTAACTATAATTCTCCCACACAAGTTGTCTTAGCAGGGCCAACCGCTGAAATTGCGAAAGTACGTAACAGCTTACATGACCAAGGATATGCAGCAGTGTTACTACCTGTATCTGCAGCCTTCCACACTCCCTTAATTGCTTTTGCACAGAAATCGTTTGCGATCGCAACCAAGTCTGTTAACTTCCAAACTCCCAAAATTCCAGTTTTCAGCAACGTCACTGGTAAACAGTATCCCCAAGAACCTGCAGCCATGCAAAAAGTCTTGGAAAACCACCTCTCAAATTCAGTCTTGTTTAAACAAGAGATTGAAAATATCTATGCAGCGGGTGGGACATGCTTTGTGGAATTCGGCCCTCGGAAGATACTTTCTAACTTAGTCAAAGATACCTTAGGCGATCGCCCTCATATTACCGTAACATTAAACCCCAGCACACAAAAGAATAGCGATCGCTCTTTGCGAGAAGCTGCAGTTCAGTTGCGAGTATTAGGGATGACGCTGAAAAACCTCGACCCTTACCAACTCAGAGCGACACTCCCCGCACCAGAAGACGAGAAGAAAAAAGCCTTAACTGTGCGGTTGAACGGCATTAATTATAAATCAGAAAAAACCAAAAACGCCTTCGCTCAAGCTTTGCAAAATGGTCATCAAGTGAAGTTGGCTGAAGCAGTAGTGACAACTCCCACCCCTGAATCTTCCGCAATTGCAGCGGATTTAACAAGTTTAGAGGTTACGACTCCTGTAAATCCAGCAATTGAAAGGAATGGACATCAGAAAACAGATGTTGTGGAAGGCGTAGAGACTCGATTAATCGCGTCTGTACAAGAGTCTCCCTCATCTCCCCAATCAAGAGTCCCTAATCAAGAGTCCCCAGTCCTGAAAATGCAACCAACACCAGCACAACCCGCAAATTATCAACGAATTCTGGAAAGTTTAGAATACCTGCTCAAACAATTTCAGCAAAATCAAAGCGAAAATTTACAACTCCACGGGTCTTATCTCAACCATCAGATTGAATATACCAAAACCTTCTTTCAACTGATGCAACAGCAGAATTCCCTGCTAGCTAACTCTCAACCTGACACGGAAATCAAACCAGTAGTCATGGAAAGTTTACAGCGGAGTATGTTGCAGTTTCACGCCCAACACAGTGAAACCCTCCGCATCCATGAACAGTATCTGCAAGAACAGGTAGAATACAGCAAAAACTTTTTCCAACTGATACAGCAAGAATATTCTCAGTTACTTTCTGGCGAAACAGCAGCAGTTGCACTTCCCACCACTAATATAGTGGAGAATCAACCAGCACCTGTGTGGGAAATTCAACCCAAACCTGTAATTGAGATTCCCAAAGCTGCAGAAATTCCCGCACCTGTAATTGAGATTCCCAAAGCTGTAGAAATTCCCGCACCTGTAATTGAGATTCCCAAAGCTGTAGAAATTCCCGCACCTGTAGCGAGTAACTTGAATTTAGCTGAACTAGGTAAACACCTCCTAGAAATCACCAGCGAAAAAACAGGCTATCCCATAGAAATGTTAGAAATGGACATGGATATGGAAGCCGACCTAGGAATTGACTCCATCAAACGAGTCGAAATTTTGGGAGGACTACAAGAACTTTACCCAGATTTACCCAAACCCAACTTAGAAGAACTCTCCGAAAAACGCACCATCGGTCAAGTTGTCGAGTATCTCGAATCCCATGCTTCCCGTAGCGTCTCCGTAGAAATCGCCATTCAAGAAGTCCAACAAGCAGCACCCGTTGAACCAGTCGTCATTCCCCAACCAACACCAGTCAGTGAAGTAACACCGATTGTTACTCCTCCTGAACCCGCCATTCCCGAACCAGAAACAACCGTAACTAGCGATTACGCAGACTTAGGACAAACCCTGTTAAACATTACCAGTGAAAAAACAGGCTATCCAGTCGAGATGCTAGAAATGGAAATGGACATGGAAGCCGACCTAGGAATTGACTCCATCAAACGAGTCGAAATTTTAGGCGCCATGCAAGAAATGTACCCCGACCTTCCCAAACCAAATCTCGAAGAACTGGGAGACTTAAGAACAATTGGTCAAATAGTTGATTATCTCCAGACACTGGCTGGAGGTGAAAAAAAAAAGTATCAACTTGAGCTTGACGACGAGCCGATAAATATAGAGCATAACGTCAAACGCCGTCCCGCTCAACTGAAATTTCTCCCCCCACCAGACGACTTAGACTTCACATTACCAGAGGGACACATCGGCTTAATCACCGATGATGGTTCCCTCACCACCTCAGTGGTAGTGCAAAACTTAATTGAACAAGGTTGGAAAATTGTAGTTCTCAGCTTCCCATCATCCGTAGTGTCAACACAAGCCCAACTACCACCCGGAGTCACACGGATAACCTTAGCCGACTTAACCGAAGAACTACTGCAACACAAATTAGAAGCAATCGCCAACAACATCGGCAAGATAGGCGCCTTCATCCATATTCACCCAATCTTCCCAGTCAATCATACCATTGGTTATTTAGAAGCAGAAAAAGCGATCGTTAAACAAGTCTTCTTCATCGCCAAATACCTGAAAAAACCCCTCAACGAAGCCGCCAATTACGGACGCAGTTGCTTCTGTACAGTCGCCCGATTAGATGGCGCCTTTGGTTTCCAGCATCAAGTTAATTATGGAGTCATCGGTGCAGGTTTATTCGGATTAACCAAAACCCTGAAATGGGAATGGCCAAAAGTTTACACCCGCGCCATCGATTTAAGTCCCACCCTTAATGCTCAACAATCAGCCCAACATATCATCGCTGAATTGCACGACTCCAACCATTACATTAGCGAAGTTGGTTACAGTTCCCAAGGGCGAGTTACCCTAACAACTTCAGTGCTTGATTAA